A genomic segment from Spinacia oleracea cultivar Varoflay chromosome 3, BTI_SOV_V1, whole genome shotgun sequence encodes:
- the LOC110797937 gene encoding GDP-mannose transporter GONST1: protein MGSGPFLSTRPSANEIDVENGILGREKDKVLRTSRSLKIPNPALLSGAAYCISSCSMILINKFVLSSYDFNAGISLMLYQNFISVLIVSTLSVLGVVTTEPLTWKLIKVWIPVNAIFVGMLITSMFSLRYINVAMVTVLKNVTNVMTAVGEMYLFQKHHDNRVWAALFLMIISAISGGVTDLSFHAVGYTWQFINCFLTASYSLTLRRVMDTAKQVTRSGNLNEFTMVLLNNTLSIPLGLLLIFIFKEVDYLYETPLLKLPSFWLVMTLSGFLGLAISFTSMWFLHQTGATTYSLVGSLNKIPLSVAGIFLFHVPTSLQNSTSILFGLLAGVFFARAKLKEKSQSG from the exons ATGGGTTCTGG GCCATTTTTATCAACGAGGCCTTCTGCAAATGAAATTGATGTGGAAAATGGTATCTTGGGAAGAGAGAAAGATAAAGTTTTGCGGACTAGCAGATCTCTTAAGATACCTAATCCGGCCTTACTGTCAGGGGCGGCTTACTGCATTTCGTCCTGCAGCATGATACTCATTAATAAATTTGTCTTGTCCAGCTATGACTTCAATGCTGGTATATCTTTAATGTTGTACCAG AACTTCATTTCAGTTCTTATAGTGTCTACATTGTCCGTTTTGGGTGTTGTAACCACAGAGCCGCTAACATGGAAGTTAATTAAGGTCTGGATACCTGTGAATGCTATCTTTGTTGGGATGCTCATTACAAGCATGTTCAG CTTGAGATACATTAATGTTGCGATGGTCACAGTACTCAAGAATGTCACCAATGTAATGACTGCAGTTGGCGAGATGTACCTCTTCCAGAAACATCATGataatagggtctgggctgctTTATTCTTGATG ATCATTTCAGCCATTTCTGGAGGAGTAACTGATCTATCCTTCCATGCCGTTGGCTATACTTGGCAATTTATCAACTGTTTTCTAACTGCTTCATATTCT TTGACATTACGGCGTGTCATGGACACAGCAAAGCAAGTCACTCGATCAGGAAATTTGAACGAGTTTACGATGGTGTTGTTAAACAACACTCTCTCAATTCCTCTGGGACTCCTGCTTATTTTCATATTCAAGGAGGTGGACTATTTATACGAAAC CCCGCTTCTGAAGTTACCGAGTTTTTGGCTGGTAATGACACTTAGTGGATTTCTTGGTTTGGCAATCAGCTTCACTTCTATGTGGTTTCTTCATCAAACAGGTGCTACCACATACAG CCTTGTGGGTTCTCTGAACAAAATCCCTCTCTCAGTTGCTGGAATATTTTTGTTCCATGTTCCTACCAGTTTGCAGAATTCTACAAGCATACTATTTG GTCTTTTAGCTGGTGTATTTTTTGCTCGAGCTAAACTAAAGGAAAAATCTCAGTCCGGGTAG
- the LOC110797939 gene encoding 50S ribosomal protein L10, chloroplastic-like has translation MGATISTTTTSLSHHTLTLIRTQSHHHHQLRHFAKYTPYKPLPKPKVHQKLRAIKTLKSHLQDSYLISPFPCHGFSANKFKPLKTPLPSDPSAAKLVFVKNSLVSQAFAGTQFEALGSCMKGMNSLLFVKKEDAVGPVMGGVKSAVKEGKLEFNDFPGAVVNGQLYGHLDLEVFQNTPSKMEAHGMVLGSLFGPSSTLMAVLEGFCADDSANEAATDAPADGGIDAKDVSESPAQ, from the coding sequence atGGGTGCCACcatctccaccaccacaacctcacTCTCTCACCATACCCTAACCCTAATCCGCACCCaatcccaccaccaccatcaactCCGGCACTTCGCAAAATATACACCCTATAAACCCCTTCCAAAACCCAAAGTCCACCAAAAACTCCGGGCCATCAAAACCCTAAAATCCCACCTGCAAGACTCATACTTGATCTCCCCTTTCCCCTGCCATGGCTTCTCAGCCAACAAATTCAAACCCCTTAAAACCCCTCTTCCTTCTGACCCATCTGCTGCAAAGCTTGTTTTTGTGAAGAATTCCCTTGTTTCTCAGGCATTTGCTGGGACCCAGTTCGAGGCTTTGGGGAGTTGTATGAAGGGCATGAATTCCCTCCTCTTTGTTAAGAAGGAAGACGCCGTGGGCCCAGTAATGGGGGGTGTGAAAAGTGCTGTCAAAGAAGGGAAATTGGAGTTCAATGACTTCCCTGGGGCTGTTGTCAATGGTCAACTTTATGGGCATTTggatttggaggttttccagaATACACCCTCCAAAATGGAGGCTCATGGGATGGTTCTTGGTTCACTTTTCGGGCCGTCTTCGACTTTGATGGCGGTTTTGGAAGGGTTTTGTGCTGATGATTCTGCCAATGAGGCCGCTACCGATGCTCCTGCTGATGGTGGGATTGATGCTAAGGATGTGAGTGAAAGCCCTGCTCAATGA